The following coding sequences are from one Caldibacillus debilis DSM 16016 window:
- the hemE gene encoding uroporphyrinogen decarboxylase encodes MAKPLNRAFLDALAGKRTGHVPVWYMRQAGRSQPEYRKLKEKYSLFEITRNPELCAYVTSLPVEQYGVDAAILYNDIMTPLQAIGVEVEIKGGFGPVIDPPVRSAEDIHKLGEIDPEEDVPFVLETIRILTGEMLNVPLIGFAGAPFTLASYMIEGGPSKNYLKTKTLMYSEPETWSLLMEKLSRMTVAYVKAQIRAGVHAVQIFDSWVGSLNREDYRRYIKPHMLAIFSALKEENVPLILFGVSSGHLLPEWNDLPVDCIGLDWRTPIREARKLGIRKALQGNLDPAVLLAPWETIEEKAKQVLDAGMEQEGYIFNLGHGVFPEVKPETLKRLTAFVHEYSRNR; translated from the coding sequence ATGGCGAAACCGTTGAATCGCGCGTTTCTCGATGCCCTGGCGGGGAAAAGGACGGGCCATGTGCCCGTCTGGTACATGAGGCAGGCGGGCAGATCCCAGCCGGAGTACCGGAAACTGAAAGAAAAATATTCCCTCTTTGAAATCACCCGCAACCCCGAACTTTGCGCCTATGTGACCAGCCTGCCGGTGGAGCAGTACGGGGTGGATGCCGCCATCCTTTACAACGACATTATGACGCCGCTTCAGGCGATCGGCGTAGAGGTGGAAATCAAGGGCGGATTCGGCCCGGTCATCGATCCTCCGGTCCGTTCCGCGGAGGACATCCATAAGCTGGGGGAGATCGATCCGGAAGAGGACGTCCCCTTCGTCCTTGAGACGATACGGATATTAACCGGAGAGATGCTGAACGTTCCCCTGATCGGTTTTGCCGGCGCTCCTTTTACCCTCGCCAGCTACATGATCGAAGGCGGGCCTTCGAAAAATTACTTGAAGACGAAAACCTTGATGTATTCCGAGCCGGAAACTTGGTCATTGCTGATGGAAAAACTTTCCCGGATGACCGTCGCTTACGTGAAGGCGCAGATCCGCGCGGGAGTCCATGCGGTGCAAATTTTCGACTCCTGGGTCGGATCTCTGAACCGGGAAGATTACCGGCGCTATATCAAACCCCATATGCTGGCGATCTTTTCCGCCTTGAAGGAGGAAAACGTTCCCCTCATCCTGTTCGGCGTATCAAGCGGACATTTGCTTCCGGAATGGAACGATCTGCCCGTCGACTGCATCGGGCTCGATTGGCGGACGCCGATCCGGGAGGCCCGGAAATTGGGCATCCGGAAAGCGCTGCAGGGGAATCTCGACCCCGCCGTATTGTTGGCCCCCTGGGAGACGATCGAAGAAAAGGCGAAACAGGTGCTGGATGCGGGAATGGAACAGGAAGGTTACATTTTTAATCTGGGCCACGGGGTTTTCCCGGAGGTCAAACCGGAAACGTTAAAACGCTTGACAGCGTTTGTTCATGAATATTCCAGGAATAGATGA
- the hemH gene encoding ferrochelatase, with protein sequence MGRKKMALLVMAYGTPYREEDIEPYYTHIRHGRRPSDEQIRDLKNRYRAIGGISPLSEITKRQAEKLAKRINEVQDRYAFELFIGLKHIHPFIEDAVKEMKEKGYDEGVSIVLAPHYSTYSIKSYNERVQKACQNLGGMKVHTIDEWYKEPKFIRYWAEQVKKTVEKMSEEERQSYAAIFSAHSLPEKILQQGDPYPEQLKETAKLIAEAAGIKEYAVGWQSAGQTPEPWLGPDVQDLTRELHQKKGYKAYMYLPVGFVADHLEVLYDNDVECKAVTEEIGAAYYRPEMPNDNDLFIEALADVLLKKLETV encoded by the coding sequence GTGGGACGGAAAAAAATGGCGCTCTTGGTCATGGCCTATGGCACACCTTATAGGGAGGAAGACATCGAACCGTATTACACCCATATCCGCCACGGAAGAAGGCCGAGCGACGAGCAGATCCGGGATTTGAAAAACCGTTACCGGGCGATTGGCGGAATTTCGCCGCTTTCCGAGATTACGAAACGCCAGGCGGAAAAGCTGGCCAAAAGGATCAATGAGGTCCAGGACCGTTATGCCTTCGAACTGTTTATCGGTTTGAAGCACATCCATCCTTTCATCGAAGACGCCGTCAAGGAGATGAAGGAAAAGGGATACGACGAAGGCGTCAGCATCGTTTTGGCCCCCCATTATTCCACCTACAGCATCAAAAGCTACAACGAACGGGTGCAAAAGGCCTGCCAGAACCTGGGGGGAATGAAGGTCCATACCATCGACGAATGGTATAAGGAACCGAAATTCATCCGTTACTGGGCGGAGCAAGTCAAAAAAACGGTGGAGAAAATGAGCGAGGAAGAACGCCAATCCTATGCCGCCATTTTTTCCGCCCACAGCCTGCCGGAAAAAATCCTGCAGCAGGGCGACCCCTATCCCGAACAATTGAAGGAAACGGCGAAGCTGATCGCGGAAGCGGCGGGGATTAAGGAATACGCCGTCGGCTGGCAAAGCGCGGGACAAACGCCGGAACCGTGGCTCGGCCCCGATGTGCAGGACTTGACGAGGGAGCTGCATCAAAAGAAAGGTTACAAGGCGTACATGTACCTGCCGGTGGGCTTTGTCGCGGACCATTTGGAAGTTTTGTACGACAACGACGTGGAATGCAAGGCTGTAACCGAGGAAATCGGGGCCGCCTATTACCGTCCGGAAATGCCCAATGACAACGATTTGTTTATAGAAGCCCTCGCCGATGTTTTGCTGAAAAAACTGGAAACCGTCTAA
- a CDS encoding antibiotic biosynthesis monooxygenase: MKIHWTTGTYDYLKKLADRHREEKTVLMESAENALLLHETEGKSFFQYPRSYEVVASFNPFPDEGVVVMHHIYVQEESKPVLEYESQRLTAEMEGAQGLKAVRFLKPVKNEPYLFLSCWDRESSCERWEQSKTFSAWREKVKGMEKTGHFFPKSDYKAVYYIVKEEERVRE; the protein is encoded by the coding sequence ATGAAAATCCATTGGACAACGGGCACTTACGATTATTTAAAAAAATTGGCGGACCGGCACAGGGAAGAAAAAACGGTTTTGATGGAAAGCGCGGAAAACGCCCTGCTGCTCCACGAAACGGAAGGAAAGTCCTTCTTCCAATATCCCCGGTCCTACGAAGTGGTCGCTTCCTTCAACCCTTTTCCCGATGAAGGGGTTGTCGTCATGCACCATATTTACGTCCAGGAAGAATCCAAACCCGTCCTCGAATACGAATCGCAGCGGCTGACGGCCGAAATGGAAGGAGCGCAAGGCTTGAAAGCCGTCCGTTTTCTGAAGCCGGTAAAAAATGAACCGTATCTTTTCCTCTCCTGCTGGGACCGGGAATCTTCCTGCGAACGGTGGGAACAATCGAAAACCTTCTCCGCTTGGCGGGAAAAGGTGAAGGGAATGGAAAAAACGGGCCATTTTTTCCCGAAATCGGATTACAAGGCGGTCTACTACATCGTCAAGGAAGAGGAACGGGTCCGGGAATAA